A single region of the Saprospiraceae bacterium genome encodes:
- a CDS encoding ATP-binding protein gives MNDFSLIPSEKIIERLQYENSWWVSQQIPEVYQNMSRRLYFELFFPYVIERDVRRALVLMGPRRVGKTVMLFHSIHQLIQDGINPQQIFFIGVDNPIYVHLSLEEILSLCKKALHLSHLKGCYVFFDEIQYLKDWERHLKVLVDSYPNTKFIVSGSAAAALKWYSTESGAGRFTDFMLPPLTFQEYIHLKKMNHLIHQGTIDYGGKPIAYCLTHDIKALNKEFVHYLNFGGYPEVVLSEKIQGDMGRYVKNDIVDKVLLRDLPSLYGIKDVQELNRFFTYIAYNTGNEFSYERMSKESAIQKDTLKKYLEYLESAFLIKVLNKVDVNAKRLKRVTSFKVYLTNPSLRTALFSPISETDSEMGNMVETAVLSQWMHREKLDLKYARWKDGRHEGEVDLVLVDDKKYKPVWGVEIKWSNRYYEKPQELKSLIQFCNENSFEKALVTSIDQQGVKALGALQFTFLPSAVYTYNIGDITLKMKSS, from the coding sequence ATGAATGATTTCAGTCTTATTCCAAGCGAAAAAATCATTGAACGCCTACAGTATGAAAACTCTTGGTGGGTGAGTCAGCAAATCCCAGAGGTGTATCAAAACATGTCGAGGCGTTTGTATTTCGAGTTGTTTTTCCCTTATGTAATAGAACGTGATGTTCGCAGGGCATTGGTACTTATGGGCCCCAGGCGCGTGGGTAAAACGGTGATGTTGTTTCATAGCATCCACCAATTAATACAAGACGGAATCAATCCTCAACAAATTTTTTTTATAGGCGTTGATAACCCTATCTATGTGCATTTGAGTTTAGAAGAAATTTTATCGCTTTGCAAAAAAGCCCTTCATCTTAGCCATCTAAAAGGTTGTTATGTTTTTTTTGATGAGATACAATACCTTAAAGATTGGGAACGCCACTTAAAAGTATTGGTTGACTCGTATCCAAATACCAAATTTATTGTTTCGGGTTCGGCTGCTGCTGCCCTTAAATGGTACAGCACGGAGAGTGGAGCTGGGCGGTTTACCGATTTTATGCTGCCGCCATTAACCTTTCAGGAGTACATCCACCTTAAAAAAATGAACCATCTTATTCATCAGGGCACTATTGACTATGGAGGTAAACCGATAGCCTATTGTTTGACGCACGATATAAAAGCCTTGAATAAAGAGTTTGTGCATTATTTGAATTTTGGAGGCTATCCGGAAGTGGTACTGTCTGAAAAAATTCAAGGAGACATGGGGCGATACGTCAAAAATGATATCGTAGACAAAGTCTTGCTAAGGGATTTGCCCAGTTTGTACGGCATTAAAGATGTGCAAGAGTTAAATCGTTTTTTTACTTATATCGCCTACAACACCGGAAATGAATTTTCTTACGAAAGAATGTCTAAAGAAAGTGCTATTCAAAAAGATACCCTAAAAAAGTATTTAGAATATTTAGAATCGGCCTTCCTTATTAAAGTCTTGAACAAAGTAGATGTGAACGCCAAACGCCTGAAAAGAGTAACCAGTTTTAAGGTATACCTCACCAATCCGTCCTTGCGTACTGCTTTGTTTTCACCAATTTCAGAAACCGATAGCGAAATGGGCAATATGGTAGAAACGGCAGTGTTATCGCAGTGGATGCACCGTGAAAAATTAGACTTGAAGTACGCTAGATGGAAAGACGGACGACATGAAGGGGAGGTAGATTTAGTGCTTGTAGATGATAAAAAATATAAACCCGTTTGGGGGGTAGAAATAAAATGGAGCAACAGATACTACGAAAAACCACAAGAATTAAAAAGTCTTATTCAGTTTTGTAATGAAAATAGTTTTGAGAAAGCCTTGGTTACCTCTATTGACCAACAAGGCGTTAAAGCGTTAGGAGCTTTGCAATTCACCTTTTTGCCTTCTGCAGTTTACACCTATAATATTGGGGATATCACTTTAAAAATGAAAAGTAGTTAA
- a CDS encoding sialidase family protein: protein MKCHLKLAFVLFCCMLNYTAYNQKVTVKTTEFVYLEAPFESCHASTIALTPKGLVAAWFGGTHEKHKDVGIWVSRKLEGKWTDPVEVVNGIQHADKRYPCWNPVLYYDEEWGLMLFYKVGPSPSEWWGELMTSSDNGATWSASRRLPEDIIGPVKNKPERLANGTLLCPSSTEHDGWRLHMELTSDGGKTWKRVGPIASDSSLQAIQPSILFHPEGKLQLLCRSRNNHILTSWSTDNGLSWSEIKPIDLPNPNSGTDALTLAEGQHFLVYNPTEIPKGKWGGDRYPLVLAHSTDGINWQPILTLEKEEGEYSYPAIIKGDDNTLHICYTWKREKIKYVEVKVH from the coding sequence ATGAAATGTCATTTAAAGCTAGCCTTTGTGCTGTTTTGCTGTATGCTTAATTATACTGCTTATAATCAAAAAGTAACTGTAAAAACGACTGAATTTGTCTATTTGGAAGCGCCTTTCGAGAGTTGCCATGCCTCGACCATCGCCCTGACGCCAAAGGGCTTGGTGGCGGCCTGGTTTGGCGGCACGCATGAGAAGCATAAAGATGTTGGCATCTGGGTTTCGCGAAAATTAGAGGGTAAATGGACTGATCCGGTAGAAGTCGTCAATGGCATTCAACATGCGGACAAACGCTATCCTTGCTGGAATCCTGTGTTGTATTACGATGAGGAATGGGGCTTAATGCTTTTTTACAAGGTAGGTCCGAGCCCCAGCGAATGGTGGGGTGAATTGATGACTTCCTCCGATAATGGCGCGACCTGGTCGGCTTCCCGAAGGTTACCTGAAGACATCATTGGCCCAGTCAAGAACAAGCCTGAACGCCTGGCGAATGGCACCCTCCTTTGTCCGTCCAGCACCGAACACGATGGCTGGCGCTTACACATGGAACTGACTTCGGATGGCGGAAAAACCTGGAAAAGGGTTGGTCCGATTGCCAGCGATAGCAGCTTGCAAGCCATTCAGCCTTCCATCCTTTTTCATCCTGAAGGAAAGCTTCAATTGCTTTGCCGCAGTAGAAACAATCACATCCTCACTTCCTGGTCGACGGATAATGGCCTGAGTTGGTCGGAAATAAAGCCGATTGATCTTCCCAACCCTAATTCGGGCACGGATGCCCTGACCCTGGCGGAGGGGCAGCATTTCCTAGTCTACAATCCTACAGAGATCCCCAAAGGCAAATGGGGCGGTGATCGTTACCCGCTTGTCCTGGCACATTCTACAGATGGCATTAATTGGCAGCCTATTTTGACCCTGGAAAAAGAAGAAGGGGAATATTCTTACCCTGCTATTATCAAGGGCGATGATAATACTTTGCATATTTGTTATACCTGGAAAAGAGAGAAGATAAAGTATGTAGAAGTGAAGGTGCATTAG
- a CDS encoding amidohydrolase, producing the protein MKSYPIQKNDSTLRLVITFFLLAFLHFSYAQSNIVKPAPDRKTGEGEGPFERLIIRGATVIDGTGAPPRGPMDIVIEGNKIVSVTSVGTPQVPIDNNTRPKGATKEIDAHGAYVLPGFINLHAHVGGPVKAPEAEYAYKLWMGHGITTIRGVPAGNVNWTQNEKKRSAENKIVAPRIIAFQTLGSGEDWEGGPIHTPEQAKAWVRWAAGKGVDGIKIFDLDPTVLQAALDETYEHKMGSVAHITQNMVGRVNALDAAQMGLRNLTHFYGLFEALYKAEDIQHWPPSFNYSNEQDRFSQVAYQWDKIHPRGSQQWQALIDKFLSYNFIIDPTMTAYLAGRDVMRERNADWHAIYTLPTLWDFYKPSRINHGSYFYNWTAWDEVAWKNFYRVWMSFLNDYKNAGGRVTVSDDASFIYNLYGFGYIEEMELLQEAGFHPLEVIRGATLHAAQAIHEPKEKALEFGIIRPGLLADLVIVEENPIENLKVLYGTGFLKLNDETGEMERIGGVKYTIKDGIIYDAKQLLRDVADMVEKQRKERE; encoded by the coding sequence ATGAAATCCTATCCAATACAAAAAAACGATAGCACTCTTCGCTTAGTTATTACCTTCTTTCTCCTGGCTTTCCTGCACTTTAGCTATGCACAAAGCAATATCGTGAAACCAGCTCCCGATCGGAAAACAGGAGAAGGCGAAGGGCCCTTTGAAAGGCTCATTATTCGCGGGGCGACCGTGATAGATGGTACAGGAGCGCCCCCTAGAGGCCCTATGGATATCGTCATTGAAGGGAATAAAATTGTATCGGTCACCAGTGTTGGTACGCCACAAGTACCCATCGATAATAATACCCGACCCAAAGGCGCTACCAAAGAGATTGATGCGCATGGTGCCTATGTTCTTCCCGGATTTATCAATTTGCATGCCCATGTGGGTGGCCCCGTAAAAGCGCCCGAGGCCGAATACGCCTATAAGCTGTGGATGGGGCATGGCATTACGACTATTCGCGGGGTGCCTGCGGGTAATGTCAATTGGACGCAAAATGAAAAAAAGCGAAGTGCCGAAAATAAGATTGTCGCGCCTCGAATCATTGCCTTTCAGACCCTAGGTTCGGGCGAAGACTGGGAAGGTGGCCCTATCCATACGCCAGAACAAGCCAAAGCATGGGTTCGTTGGGCCGCAGGAAAGGGAGTAGATGGTATCAAGATATTCGACCTCGATCCAACGGTTTTACAGGCAGCACTTGATGAAACTTACGAACACAAAATGGGGTCGGTCGCTCATATCACTCAAAATATGGTGGGCAGAGTCAATGCCTTGGATGCGGCCCAGATGGGTTTGCGCAATTTGACACATTTTTATGGCTTATTTGAAGCCCTTTACAAAGCAGAGGATATTCAACACTGGCCGCCCTCTTTCAACTATAGCAATGAGCAAGATCGCTTTAGCCAGGTGGCCTATCAATGGGATAAAATCCACCCCAGAGGAAGCCAGCAATGGCAAGCACTCATCGATAAATTTCTGTCATATAATTTTATTATTGACCCAACGATGACGGCTTATCTTGCAGGCCGGGATGTCATGCGGGAACGCAATGCCGACTGGCACGCTATCTATACCTTACCGACCCTATGGGATTTTTATAAACCTAGCCGAATCAATCATGGTTCCTATTTCTACAATTGGACCGCATGGGATGAGGTCGCCTGGAAAAATTTTTATCGGGTTTGGATGTCATTTCTCAATGATTATAAAAATGCCGGCGGTAGGGTCACAGTTAGTGATGATGCTTCCTTTATCTACAATCTTTATGGCTTTGGCTATATTGAGGAAATGGAATTATTGCAGGAGGCCGGTTTTCATCCGCTGGAGGTAATACGAGGGGCTACCCTTCATGCCGCCCAAGCCATCCATGAACCCAAAGAAAAAGCCCTGGAGTTTGGTATTATTCGTCCCGGATTATTGGCCGATCTGGTCATTGTTGAGGAAAATCCAATCGAAAACCTAAAGGTCCTATATGGTACTGGCTTCCTAAAACTAAATGATGAGACTGGCGAAATGGAACGAATTGGCGGGGTTAAGTATACGATAAAAGATGGAATCATCTATGATGCCAAACAATTGCTAAGGGATGTGGCTGATATGGTGGAGAAACAGCGCAAGGAACGGGAGTGA
- the serA gene encoding phosphoglycerate dehydrogenase, with the protein MSFDEETVQGQNSYVIIDFDSTFMQVEALEELAEIVLKGAANKEEVVTEIKAITSLGVDGKITFNDSLTRRLNLLKVHQRHLDKLVKRMKKKVSVSFSRNKAFFKKNKGRVYIVSNGFKDFIDPIVSAYDIAPEFVLANTFLYDDEGWVTGFDSDNYLAHSKGKSRTLKALGLEGKIMVIGDAYTDFEMVEAGIAHQFFAFTENVLRENILDKADYVTPSFDEFLYINQMPRALSYPKNRIQVLLLDDIHEDAKAVFEGEGYEVKMLTEAHSQKELAKKLKKVSILGILPQTAITRSLLEHANRLMAICVFGNGISKVDLVACAEKGVIVFNAPYTNTRSVVELAIGQIIMLLRRIPFYDQRMKAGQWDRSGHAGFEIRGKKLGIIGYGHSGQQLSILAEAIGMDVLYYDLVEKPALGKAVKCHNMKDLLRKSDVVSINVDNRQENEGFFDRLAFNAMQQNSVLINLSNGQAIEQETLVANLQSGKLLGVAIDAFPDPPSSEKADFVNELSQFENVILTPFIGGRTEEAQTETASFVPGKIIEYINTGNTAQSLNFPRLQLPKLKNAHRLIHIHQNRPGLLANINSVLASHKINILGQYLKTNEQIGYVITDIDKKYSAEVLQDLKDIEHTIKFRVLY; encoded by the coding sequence ATGTCATTTGATGAGGAGACTGTTCAAGGTCAAAATAGCTATGTAATTATTGATTTCGATAGCACTTTTATGCAAGTAGAAGCGCTGGAGGAATTGGCAGAGATCGTACTTAAAGGTGCTGCCAATAAGGAGGAAGTAGTAACAGAAATCAAAGCCATTACCTCCCTTGGGGTCGATGGCAAAATTACATTTAATGATTCGTTGACCCGACGGCTCAATTTATTAAAAGTACATCAGCGTCACCTGGACAAGTTGGTTAAACGGATGAAGAAGAAAGTTTCTGTTTCTTTTTCCCGCAACAAAGCTTTTTTCAAGAAAAACAAAGGCCGTGTTTATATCGTCTCCAATGGATTCAAAGATTTTATTGATCCAATCGTCAGTGCTTATGATATAGCACCAGAATTTGTCCTGGCCAATACTTTTTTATATGATGACGAGGGCTGGGTAACCGGATTTGATAGCGACAATTACCTGGCGCATAGCAAAGGTAAATCGCGTACCTTGAAAGCGTTGGGCTTGGAAGGTAAAATCATGGTCATCGGAGATGCTTATACCGATTTCGAGATGGTAGAAGCAGGAATTGCTCATCAGTTTTTTGCTTTCACCGAAAATGTACTTCGCGAAAACATCCTGGATAAAGCCGATTATGTCACCCCCTCCTTTGATGAGTTCCTCTACATCAACCAAATGCCAAGGGCACTTTCCTATCCAAAAAACCGAATCCAGGTGCTGTTGCTAGATGATATCCATGAGGATGCTAAAGCTGTTTTTGAAGGAGAGGGATATGAGGTAAAAATGCTTACGGAAGCGCATTCTCAAAAAGAATTGGCTAAAAAACTAAAGAAAGTATCTATTCTTGGCATTTTACCTCAAACGGCTATTACCCGAAGTTTGTTGGAGCATGCCAATCGCTTGATGGCTATCTGTGTATTTGGTAATGGGATCAGCAAGGTCGATTTGGTGGCCTGTGCCGAAAAAGGAGTTATCGTCTTTAATGCTCCTTATACCAACACACGCTCGGTGGTCGAACTTGCCATTGGTCAAATCATCATGCTATTGCGCCGAATCCCCTTCTATGACCAACGAATGAAAGCTGGTCAGTGGGACCGTAGCGGACATGCCGGCTTTGAGATAAGAGGTAAAAAACTGGGTATCATTGGTTATGGGCATTCCGGACAACAGCTATCCATCTTGGCCGAAGCCATTGGCATGGACGTGTTGTACTATGACTTGGTCGAAAAGCCAGCGCTTGGCAAGGCTGTCAAATGCCACAACATGAAGGACCTCCTCCGAAAATCAGATGTCGTTTCTATCAATGTGGATAATCGGCAAGAAAATGAAGGCTTTTTTGATCGCCTGGCTTTCAATGCGATGCAACAGAATAGTGTTTTGATCAACCTGAGCAATGGACAGGCTATAGAGCAGGAGACCTTGGTGGCAAACCTCCAATCTGGCAAATTACTTGGCGTAGCTATTGATGCCTTTCCAGATCCTCCTTCCTCCGAAAAGGCAGATTTTGTTAACGAGCTTAGCCAATTTGAAAACGTTATCCTTACACCCTTTATCGGTGGCAGAACCGAAGAAGCGCAAACAGAAACGGCCTCTTTTGTGCCTGGCAAAATCATCGAATACATCAATACCGGAAATACGGCCCAAAGTCTCAACTTCCCCAGGCTCCAACTGCCTAAATTGAAAAATGCCCACCGACTCATCCATATTCACCAAAATCGACCTGGATTGCTAGCCAACATCAATAGCGTACTGGCCAGCCACAAGATCAATATCCTCGGCCAATACCTCAAAACAAATGAACAAATTGGTTATGTTATCACTGATATTGACAAGAAATACAGTGCAGAGGTATTGCAAGACTTAAAGGATATTGAGCACACTATTAAGTTTAGGGTTTTGTATTAA
- a CDS encoding SLC13 family permease, giving the protein MDNSITKSVGFWSGLGFFLLLILVPAPDGLSIQAKHVAAVTVLMMIWWFSETIPVYATAFVPLALFPVLADIPASSLATNYGHSLVLLLLSGFFIARGLEEQQVHKRIALSIIQKVGTGKRQILLGFMIASAFLSMWLANMIIVLLMLPIALAIIQKEEETGAKNGKFDIALLLGIAYASSVGGTGSLIGTPPNLVLAATIDKLFPEAPEISFLSWMLIGLPLILILLPVVWYYIVKYYGIRGSLEGGKAHIDQSLADLGPMKPGEKRALAIFIFTAIGWLWRNSIQIDDLIIPGWSDLLGVAEYVNDSTVGMLGALLMFIVKDKNTAEPLLNWNQAKQIPWGPLMLIGGGLALATGFKSSGLADYIGASISFIGHLPVLLIIVSIVAFMLFFTEVNSNTATATLFLPLFAAIAVGNQLNPLLFLVPATFACSFAFMLPIATGPNMVIFGSERVSIAEMARCGFWLNLICIVLLTALLYFLIIPVWGIEVELPAWVF; this is encoded by the coding sequence ATGGATAATTCTATTACAAAAAGTGTGGGTTTTTGGTCTGGATTGGGATTTTTCCTTCTACTTATCCTGGTACCTGCGCCTGATGGCTTATCTATTCAGGCTAAGCATGTAGCTGCGGTAACAGTACTGATGATGATTTGGTGGTTTTCTGAAACCATTCCCGTTTACGCAACGGCCTTTGTACCATTGGCTCTATTCCCTGTCCTGGCTGATATTCCAGCCTCCAGTCTGGCCACCAACTATGGGCATAGTCTCGTTCTATTACTGCTTTCAGGCTTTTTTATTGCCAGGGGGCTGGAGGAACAACAGGTGCACAAACGAATAGCCTTATCCATTATCCAAAAAGTAGGTACAGGAAAAAGGCAAATACTGTTGGGTTTTATGATTGCTTCCGCTTTCCTATCGATGTGGTTGGCCAATATGATTATTGTTTTATTAATGCTACCTATCGCTTTGGCCATTATACAAAAGGAAGAAGAAACAGGGGCTAAAAACGGCAAATTTGATATCGCTTTGCTATTGGGAATCGCCTATGCATCCAGTGTAGGTGGAACCGGGTCCCTCATTGGAACCCCCCCAAATCTGGTACTGGCTGCCACTATCGACAAACTATTCCCTGAGGCTCCTGAGATTAGCTTTTTATCCTGGATGCTCATAGGCCTTCCACTCATCCTCATCCTATTACCAGTTGTATGGTATTACATCGTCAAGTATTATGGCATCAGGGGTAGCCTTGAGGGGGGCAAGGCCCATATCGACCAATCCTTGGCTGATCTTGGTCCCATGAAGCCAGGTGAGAAAAGGGCATTGGCCATTTTCATTTTTACGGCCATCGGATGGTTGTGGCGAAACAGCATTCAGATTGATGACTTGATCATCCCTGGTTGGAGTGATCTATTGGGCGTAGCGGAGTATGTAAATGATAGCACTGTTGGCATGCTCGGGGCCCTGTTAATGTTTATAGTGAAAGACAAAAACACCGCTGAACCTCTCCTGAATTGGAACCAAGCCAAACAAATTCCCTGGGGTCCACTGATGTTGATCGGAGGAGGTTTGGCCTTGGCGACAGGCTTTAAATCCAGTGGCTTGGCCGATTATATTGGCGCTTCCATTTCTTTTATCGGGCACTTACCGGTGCTATTAATCATTGTATCCATCGTGGCCTTTATGCTGTTTTTTACGGAAGTCAATAGCAATACCGCCACTGCCACCTTGTTCTTACCCCTTTTTGCGGCCATCGCCGTTGGCAATCAGCTCAATCCACTCTTATTTTTAGTGCCAGCTACCTTTGCATGTTCTTTTGCCTTCATGTTGCCCATTGCGACGGGGCCCAATATGGTCATTTTTGGTAGTGAACGGGTGTCTATTGCTGAAATGGCCCGCTGTGGCTTTTGGCTGAACCTCATCTGTATCGTATTACTTACTGCCTTGCTCTATTTCCTGATTATCCCTGTATGGGGGATTGAGGTAGAACTGCCAGCCTGGGTGTTTTAA
- a CDS encoding restriction endonuclease subunit S, with the protein MKNYKIIRKNQFACSTMQVRRDKKMPVALLQEVDEAIISQAYPVFEVKDENQLLPEYLMMWFEHSAFDREACFHAVGGVRGSLEWEAFEDMQLPISHINKQREIVAEYNTIQNRIKLNEQLIQKLEETARAKNSSAKILPTNTVLIAMYGEGKTKGQAGYLRFEAATNQVWCEEINCKNKDKRLKCT; encoded by the coding sequence ATGAAGAACTATAAAATCATTCGCAAAAACCAATTTGCGTGTAGTACAATGCAGGTAAGGCGAGACAAAAAAATGCCTGTTGCTTTATTGCAAGAAGTGGATGAAGCTATCATTTCACAAGCTTATCCAGTATTTGAAGTAAAAGACGAAAATCAACTTTTACCCGAATATTTAATGATGTGGTTTGAGCATTCAGCGTTTGACCGTGAGGCTTGTTTTCACGCAGTTGGTGGCGTGAGAGGAAGTTTGGAGTGGGAAGCCTTTGAGGATATGCAACTCCCCATCTCCCACATCAACAAACAACGCGAAATCGTAGCCGAATACAACACCATCCAAAACCGCATCAAACTCAACGAGCAACTCATCCAAAAGCTCGAAGAAACCGCACGGGCCAAAAATAGTTCAGCAAAAATATTACCTACTAACACAGTTCTAATCGCAATGTATGGCGAAGGAAAAACGAAAGGCCAAGCGGGCTATTTGAGATTTGAAGCAGCGACAAATCAAGTGTGGTGTGAGGAAATAAATTGTAAAAATAAAGATAAACGGCTGAAGTGTACATAA
- a CDS encoding oxidoreductase, with translation MIREPKKDMMRLSMLALVLFCAISCKQTTPTATQHVEVPATLQIQTIDTFAVQSSVRALEVVDAQTIWWAGSEGRYGFTRDGGQHWTIDSLRLDTLVPHFRAIAVTEEAVFLLSIASPALLFRSTDQGQNWDLVYREDHPAAFYDAMAFWDQEHGIAMGDPTDGCLSVILTQDGGKHWAKVDCNLLPPTEEGEAAFAASNSNIALFGQQAWLVSGGKRARVFHSPDRGQSWSVYETPIAQGGQMTGIFSADFYDEQQGIIFGGDWNEKDRNSGNKATSKDGGRTWQLLIDGEGPGYQSCIRYLPGSEGKALLSCGIPGMNYSADAGQSWQKLSSESWYTLRFGPTWQTTWLAGNGKIGRINWQDIPQ, from the coding sequence ATGATCAGAGAACCAAAAAAAGATATGATGCGACTATCTATGTTAGCCCTTGTGCTATTTTGTGCCATAAGTTGTAAGCAAACAACACCAACAGCAACCCAGCATGTAGAAGTACCTGCCACCTTGCAAATTCAAACGATTGATACCTTTGCCGTCCAGAGTAGCGTCCGTGCACTCGAAGTCGTTGATGCGCAAACCATCTGGTGGGCAGGCTCCGAAGGCCGCTATGGATTTACAAGGGATGGGGGGCAACATTGGACCATTGATAGCCTCCGTCTTGATACCCTGGTACCTCATTTCCGAGCCATTGCCGTTACAGAGGAAGCTGTTTTTCTCTTGAGTATAGCTTCGCCAGCCCTCCTCTTTCGATCCACCGATCAAGGACAAAACTGGGACCTGGTTTATCGGGAGGACCATCCTGCTGCCTTTTATGATGCGATGGCTTTCTGGGATCAGGAGCATGGCATAGCTATGGGTGACCCTACAGACGGTTGCTTATCTGTTATCCTAACCCAGGATGGCGGCAAGCATTGGGCTAAAGTAGATTGCAATTTGCTGCCACCAACGGAGGAGGGAGAGGCTGCCTTTGCTGCCAGCAACTCCAATATTGCGCTTTTCGGGCAACAGGCCTGGCTGGTTTCTGGTGGTAAAAGGGCACGGGTATTCCATAGCCCGGACCGGGGCCAATCCTGGTCGGTTTATGAAACACCTATCGCCCAGGGTGGGCAGATGACAGGCATTTTTAGTGCCGATTTTTATGATGAACAACAGGGCATTATTTTTGGAGGAGATTGGAACGAAAAAGACCGGAACAGTGGTAATAAAGCTACCTCAAAGGATGGCGGACGCACCTGGCAGTTGCTGATAGATGGCGAAGGACCTGGCTACCAGTCCTGCATCCGATACCTGCCCGGAAGCGAGGGTAAAGCCCTGCTCAGTTGTGGCATCCCTGGCATGAACTACTCTGCTGATGCTGGCCAAAGTTGGCAAAAGCTCAGCTCAGAAAGCTGGTATACCCTCCGTTTTGGCCCCACCTGGCAAACGACCTGGCTCGCCGGAAATGGCAAAATTGGACGGATAAATTGGCAGGACATTCCTCAATGA
- a CDS encoding aspartate-semialdehyde dehydrogenase: MKVAVVGVTGLVGTVMLKVLEEHQFPVSELIPVASARSIGKPISFQGKEFKVVGMEEAIAMRPDVAIFSAGGSTSKEWAPKFAAVGTTVIDNSSAWRMDTDKKLIVPEVNASELTENDKIIANPNCSTIQMVVALAPLHRAYKIKRLVISTYQSFTGTGMQAVKQYQLERKGFEPKPDEKAYHYQIFENCLPHCDIFLENDYTKEEMKLVHETRKILGDDSIGITATAVRVPVHGGHSEAINIEFEHPFDMAEVRQILDATPGLVVLDDPANNKYPMPLYAKDRDEVQVGRIRRDESIKNGLNIWVVADNLRKGAATNAVQIAEYLMEHQLLAVKRMAV, from the coding sequence ATGAAAGTAGCTGTTGTTGGTGTAACCGGACTTGTTGGAACGGTGATGCTAAAAGTCTTGGAAGAACACCAATTTCCTGTTAGTGAATTAATCCCCGTAGCCTCTGCTCGGTCCATAGGAAAACCAATTAGTTTCCAAGGTAAGGAATTTAAGGTCGTAGGAATGGAAGAAGCCATTGCAATGAGACCTGACGTAGCTATTTTTTCTGCGGGGGGAAGCACTTCCAAAGAATGGGCGCCTAAGTTTGCAGCAGTAGGTACAACGGTCATTGATAATTCTTCTGCTTGGCGAATGGATACAGATAAGAAATTAATCGTACCAGAGGTCAATGCATCTGAATTGACGGAAAACGACAAAATTATAGCCAATCCCAATTGTTCTACGATCCAGATGGTAGTGGCTTTAGCACCCTTACATCGCGCCTATAAGATCAAACGCCTGGTTATTTCTACCTATCAATCTTTTACAGGTACAGGGATGCAGGCCGTTAAACAATACCAATTGGAGCGCAAAGGCTTTGAACCCAAACCGGATGAAAAGGCCTATCACTATCAAATTTTTGAAAACTGCCTTCCGCATTGTGATATCTTCCTGGAAAACGATTATACCAAGGAAGAAATGAAATTGGTACATGAAACACGTAAGATATTGGGTGATGACAGCATAGGCATTACCGCAACTGCCGTTCGGGTGCCTGTTCATGGTGGTCATTCTGAAGCGATTAACATTGAGTTTGAACATCCATTTGATATGGCCGAAGTTCGCCAAATACTGGATGCAACCCCAGGACTAGTGGTACTGGATGACCCTGCTAATAATAAATACCCGATGCCATTATATGCTAAAGACCGGGATGAAGTGCAAGTTGGTAGAATTCGTCGGGATGAATCTATCAAGAATGGTTTGAACATTTGGGTAGTGGCAGATAACTTGCGAAAAGGAGCGGCGACCAATGCGGTTCAAATTGCGGAATACTTGATGGAGCATCAACTTTTGGCAGTGAAGCGCATGGCCGTTTAA